The following nucleotide sequence is from Lampris incognitus isolate fLamInc1 unplaced genomic scaffold, fLamInc1.hap2 scaffold_361, whole genome shotgun sequence.
ACTACCCCTTAACTtttctacttctctctctctctctctctctctctctctctctctctctctctctctctctgcaactaCCCCCTAACTTTTCtacttctctctccccctctctctctctctctctctctctctcttctctctctctctctctctctctcagtccctgCTCAGCAGTGGACCAAGCTCTGCCCATCCTGTGTGTGGGCTCAGTTTGGAAGAGCTGGGAGCTTCTCAAGCCAGGTCAGTTGGTGCGGGCGTGCGACTGGTTGAGATGTGGGCAGGGACAAGTTCAGTCAGAAAATTCTTGCTCTTGGCTGATCTGGTTGACCGCAACCATCTCTCCACTATATATCAATCACAGTCACCACTAAATTGATTTTATATTTTGTATATATGCATTGTGATGTGCAGTATTTCTTGCTTCTTCCTTCTGCTACTGGCAAGTTAACGTGCTCTGTTTTTGTCTCCACACTACATCTTATTTACATCtccctttcttattccccccccccccgtctctcaaactctcctcctgtctctcactctctccctccctcaccaggttTCACCGGGGTCCTTGCTGGAGTGGCAGCATCTGAGAAGTTCAGGGGTCGTTTCCATGGCTACAGCCTCATGACTCtgcagcagtcatctgcacttgGCGGAGCCAGCCTAGGGGCCAAGAGCGTGGGTGCCACGGTAACCCTGGATTATGTCAGCAATGCCAAACTCTTCTACCAACAGACCTTCAACAGCAACCAATGAaaagtttctctgtgtgtgtgtgtgtctgtatgtgtgtgtgtgtgtgggagggttgTTTGGTCAAATGACCTTTGAATGCAATGAGAATGATTTTCTAACACAAGATATTTTGACAACTTGATTTGTTGTGTCCTTATCACTCACATTATCACAGCTGTGGGGGAAAAAGCAAACACTCAGCCGTTCGGCCATAGATCTGTATATAAAAGATCGAGTGATGCTACTTTTGATCGCTGATGTCGGGCAGAATCAAAACTTACACCGACCGGGTAACTGTGGAAGAAAACTGAGGAGTGAAAATTAACGCAACCCCTCGGTTGTTCAGTCACCCGCATCCCTGCATCACATTACATTTGTTGAAGTGCAAGGTATATTCTTGCCAAATACTTTCCCTTTCTTGGAACGTAAGCCCACCTCAAAAGGTTTGAGGTCCAGTAGGTCcagacctctttttttttttttttacctgacccCAAAATGGCGGAATAAACTGTCTAACATCAGGACTCATATAATTTATTCATTAAAGGCCTGAAGGGTCAGGGAAAAACTAAAACCACCACTAATTTAGAAAAGGTAAAGGATGATACTGAATGAAATGAGAAGGTGAAaagtaaataaatagaaataaatggGATGGATGAAACACAGATTAGTGTGTATATAGAAGGTCTGTCTGTATTCTGTTCCTATAATCAAGGGTGACTGAAGAGCAAGTGGGAAGTAGTAGTAAAGGCGGTggtattcatccacccatccatccattatctgaaccgctcatcctgctctcagggtggcggggatgctggagcctatcccagcagccatcgggcggcaggcgggggcggGCGGGTATTCATGGTCGTTAATATTTCAGTTTCTGGTGCCAGCCCGGGGTTTTCTAGCTAAGACGTGGTCAGCGGCGTTTTCAAAAGTCTCGGGTTTTTAGGGGTCGGACAACTCTGGGGCAGTGTGGACGCTCGGTGAGAGTTGCACATTTGACCCAGGGCAAACTTTTCACTTTTGGTTTGATGGATAAAGAAGGGACAGATGAAGGCGTTGCATTATTATGCTTACAGAGAATGTGTATAAGAGATTGctggatctggggggggggggggttattcattTACAACACTCCTAGCCTTTGCATAATGCCTTTACACACTGTAAATCTgaaggatgatttttttttaatttgtcacTCAATTTTGTAATAAACACTTTGCATTAGCCTTGTGTACTCCAGTGTACTCTGTGGGTTTCCAGCAAGGCCTCGTATCCACAAAGAGGTGATCGATCACTGGGTGGCAGGATATCTGTCTGCAGTTCAGAGCAGCTTCGTCTAATCAGCGACGGGAGCCTCGGCGGTGTGGCGTTAACCTCCCTAGGATTTCTTTTTTTAGGCCAAAGGATGTTTGAGTGAATTGTTGAACGCGTATTTCATGCCGTAATCTGGTTGCTGGGAACGTTGGACATTTTGTACTGCTCCGAAAACggtctcgtgtgtgtgtgaccaGTCTAAAGAATGCTGCCTCGGCCTCCCAGCCGGAGCACGTCTCTGACCAGCACGTTGGCTGAAAAGCTGCAACAATAAACAGGTGTTGGATGTGCAAAGCATAGATgccgtttgaaaaaaaaaaatgtctcattCTTGCAAAAAAATGCACATTGGTGACCTTTGATTTTGCATTTGTAAGGGGGCGGCATCACCAGCATGTTGGTTGAAAAGCTGCAACAATAAACCGGTGTTGGATGTGCAAAGCATTGATgccgtttgaaaaaaaaaaagtctcattcTTGCAAAAAAATGCACATTGGTGACCTTTGATTCTGCTATTTGTAAGGGGGCGGCATCACTTTACCACACCACCTACGGCTGTCTGATTTGGCAGTTTGTGATTTAAAGCAAtagttgaggtttttttttggaAGCCGATCCCTATTTTATACTCATTCGCTCAGTGCCACAGTTATCCAACCTTTTCTACATACTGGCCACACAGCTCTGGCTTCCCATCTAGAGTCCAGTGCAGTTGGTGAGGGGGAAGTGTGTCGGCCTTCGTTCAGTGCAACAAAAACGCCCCACGGTTCAACGCGATGGCAGTCTATCACAGTGAATTCATGCGGTCATTGTGAAACTTCACAGTTTTGCTTTTTAATGGCCGGTAACTTCTCCTGTCGTGCCGTTCCCTGCAGCACGGCCTTCGAGTCGTGTCAAGCCAAGTCACTCGGTCGCACCGCGGCAAAGCTCTCGGGGCAACTTCAGCGGTAAAAGTTACAGTTCATTTTAAAAACCCTATGCAGCATCATATCAGCTTTCACTGAACCATGGTGTGTATTTGATTTTATTTTGCACTGAACAAAGATTGTGGATTTGACCTGCAGTGAATGCACTGGGCTGCAGGTGGCAGCACGGAGCTCGGGTGACCCCACCTATGTACTGTAAACTGCACGCATGTATGAAACAGTGATGGACATTGAAACTGTTGGAACTATTCCTTTAAACCTGTTTCCACGACAACTGTAGTATGCATGTTGAATGGAGTCTGAGTTTTCTGGTGGCACCTGGTTAGAGAAATAAGGCTGGACGGATGTTAAAGTTTGTGCAGACTTCATCAGGATTAAGGtcagcatacctccacctctcccggctctcctcGACCAGAGTGGCGTCGCCATCTTCCAATGCtgggattgcaaacattcccagatcctctgtgaacagcacacgtgctagttaatggtcacatccatatttgcatatgacaccgatcgctggttt
It contains:
- the nagk gene encoding N-acetyl-D-glucosamine kinase; translated protein: PCSAVDQALPILCVGSVWKSWELLKPGFTGVLAGVAASEKFRGRFHGYSLMTLQQSSALGGASLGAKSVGATVTLDYVSNAKLFYQQTFNSNQ